One genomic region from Thalassotalea sp. PS06 encodes:
- a CDS encoding phosphopentomutase — protein sequence MARALIMVIDGFGIGAAPDAESFGDIGANTFANLAKEFLQQEGRSLALPNLGGMGLFEAAKAAGAEDLAVQSQAATSGAFGYAAEVSSGKDTPSGHWEMMGVPVLFDWGYFSDKTDSFSKELLEQISIRTGIEGGLGNCHASGTTIIAELGEQHMQTGIPILYTSADSVLQVAAHEKTFGLDNLYRYCEQVRELLNDLDLNIGRVIARPFIGDDASNFQRTGNRRDYSILPPSPTVLDQLHDAGGTVVSVGKIADIFAHQGISRKIKATGLDQLVDTSLVEFESAIDNTLVFTNLVNFDQDYGHRRDPIGYGQALEYFDSRLPEIFSRLNDDDFLFLIADHGCDPTWHGSDHTREYVPILAWAPNMQRIDLGERKTFADLGATVADIFALQSPKYGTSFKSLITS from the coding sequence ATGGCCCGTGCACTGATTATGGTTATTGATGGCTTTGGTATTGGCGCTGCGCCAGATGCCGAATCGTTTGGAGACATAGGTGCCAATACATTTGCCAACCTGGCAAAAGAGTTTTTGCAACAAGAAGGGCGTTCATTAGCCTTACCAAATCTTGGCGGTATGGGTTTATTTGAAGCCGCTAAGGCAGCGGGTGCTGAAGATTTGGCGGTACAATCGCAAGCGGCAACCTCAGGGGCATTTGGTTATGCAGCAGAGGTCTCATCGGGAAAGGATACTCCCAGTGGTCATTGGGAAATGATGGGGGTTCCGGTGTTATTTGATTGGGGCTACTTCAGCGATAAAACCGATTCCTTCTCTAAGGAGTTACTAGAGCAGATTTCTATTCGTACGGGAATTGAAGGCGGTTTAGGCAATTGTCATGCCTCAGGTACCACCATTATTGCCGAGCTTGGCGAACAACATATGCAAACCGGGATCCCTATCCTTTATACCTCAGCCGATAGTGTGCTGCAGGTAGCGGCCCATGAGAAAACCTTTGGGTTAGATAATCTTTATCGTTATTGTGAGCAGGTACGGGAATTATTAAATGACTTGGATCTGAACATCGGCCGGGTAATCGCGCGTCCATTTATCGGTGATGATGCCAGTAATTTCCAGCGCACCGGTAATCGTCGTGACTATTCGATATTACCGCCAAGCCCGACGGTATTGGATCAACTGCATGATGCCGGTGGGACGGTGGTTAGTGTTGGTAAAATCGCCGATATCTTTGCCCATCAAGGCATTTCCAGAAAAATCAAAGCAACCGGTCTTGATCAGTTAGTCGACACGTCTTTGGTGGAATTTGAAAGCGCTATAGACAATACCTTGGTGTTCACCAATTTAGTTAATTTTGATCAGGACTACGGTCATCGTCGTGACCCGATAGGCTACGGTCAGGCACTCGAATATTTTGACAGTCGTTTACCTGAAATTTTTTCACGTTTAAATGATGACGATTTCCTGTTTTTGATTGCTGATCACGGCTGTGATCCCACCTGGCATGGAAGTGACCACACCCGAGAGTATGTGCCGATTCTGGCATGGGCGCCGAACATGCAACGTATTGATTTAGGTGAAAGAAAAACCTTTGCAGATTTGGGCGCCACTGTCGCTGACATTTTTGCTTTACAGTCTCCCAAGTATGGAACTTCGTTTAAATCCCTGATAACGTCTTAA
- a CDS encoding NupC/NupG family nucleoside CNT transporter, whose translation MDFTTLRALAGILILLAIAYLVCQDKKHIKWRTVLGALFIQITLGALVLYVPWGKDALISISNTVDHVIGYGKDGINFMFGGLGTDAMLENGVGFVFAVRVLPIIVFFSSLISVLYYLGIMDKVVKLVGGALQKFLKTSRPESLSATANIFVGQTEAPLVIKPFLPTMTRSELFAVMVGGLASVAGATLAGYAGLGVELKYLIAASFMAAPGGLLMAKLILPETEEPKNDLDDLTHKDQHDDSVNVIDAAANGAAKGLQLALNVGAMLIAFVALIALLNGLLGWVGSFFGYDQLSLQLILGYLFQPVAYILGVPWSEANIAGSFLGQKIIVNEFVAYVDFIANKDSLSEGTQAIITFALCGFANLSSIAILLGGIGSLAPNRRPDIAKLGLKAVLAASLANLMSAAIAGVFISLN comes from the coding sequence ATGGACTTTACAACCTTAAGAGCATTAGCAGGCATCCTGATATTACTGGCAATCGCCTATCTGGTCTGCCAGGACAAAAAACACATAAAATGGCGTACCGTGTTGGGTGCTCTGTTTATCCAGATAACTTTAGGTGCCCTGGTACTTTATGTGCCTTGGGGTAAAGATGCCCTGATATCCATTTCCAATACCGTCGATCATGTTATTGGCTATGGTAAAGACGGCATTAACTTTATGTTCGGTGGCCTGGGCACTGACGCCATGTTAGAAAACGGCGTCGGCTTTGTCTTCGCGGTTAGAGTATTACCCATTATTGTCTTCTTCTCGTCGTTAATATCGGTTCTTTATTACCTTGGGATCATGGATAAAGTGGTAAAACTTGTCGGTGGCGCCCTGCAGAAGTTTCTGAAAACGTCTCGTCCAGAGTCCCTTTCCGCCACGGCTAATATTTTTGTCGGCCAAACCGAAGCACCATTGGTCATTAAACCATTTCTACCCACCATGACCCGCTCGGAATTATTTGCGGTTATGGTTGGTGGCCTGGCTTCCGTAGCCGGGGCAACATTAGCGGGCTACGCAGGATTAGGTGTAGAGCTGAAATACCTGATTGCCGCAAGCTTTATGGCGGCGCCGGGTGGATTGTTGATGGCTAAATTAATATTGCCAGAAACCGAAGAGCCGAAAAATGATTTAGACGATCTAACCCACAAAGATCAGCATGATGACAGTGTAAATGTGATTGATGCCGCCGCCAATGGTGCCGCTAAAGGTTTGCAACTAGCGCTTAATGTTGGCGCTATGCTTATCGCATTCGTTGCCCTGATTGCCTTGTTAAATGGTTTACTTGGCTGGGTTGGTAGTTTCTTTGGTTACGATCAACTGTCACTACAACTGATCCTTGGTTATTTGTTCCAGCCAGTCGCGTATATCCTTGGTGTGCCTTGGTCGGAAGCCAATATCGCCGGTAGTTTCCTTGGCCAGAAAATCATCGTTAATGAATTTGTCGCTTATGTGGATTTTATTGCCAACAAAGATAGCTTGTCTGAAGGTACTCAAGCCATCATTACTTTCGCCTTGTGTGGATTTGCCAACCTGTCTTCCATCGCCATCTTACTCGGTGGTATCGGTTCTCTTGCGCCTAATCGACGTCCGGACATCGCCAAGCTTGGTCTAAAAGCGGTACTGGCAGCGAGTTTAGCAAACCTGATGAGCGCAGCCATTGCCGGTGTGTTTATTTCCCTTAACTAA
- a CDS encoding cytochrome-c peroxidase, with product MIKVIGSAIVIVITISIAVVWGTKPVKPKTTLVDFTAPFVFGHFKIPQDNPFTYESVKLGRRLFYDPILSGNNQISCATCHKQELAFTDGLSRAVGASGNPLPFNSMSLVNLMWGPRHFFWNGRVTSLESQALMPIQHVDEMDQDLDELIEELEHDETYQELFANAYGDISAENIAKALASFQRSLISANSKYDKYLRGEINLTDEEELGRKLFMAHPDTKVSLRGGNCIDCHSQFLTAGFATGYDGFSNNGLDKDSDLKDGLYEVTGNEAHRGLFKVPTLRNIAVTGPYMHDGRFNTLEEVLEHYNSGIKLSNTLSPLIIEADNREKTDQQSVSLHLTEKEKRAIIAFLHTLTDQEFLSNDAFSDPFRQESEK from the coding sequence ATGATTAAAGTCATTGGTTCAGCGATAGTTATTGTTATCACTATTTCTATCGCTGTTGTGTGGGGCACTAAGCCGGTCAAGCCAAAAACAACCCTGGTGGATTTTACCGCCCCGTTTGTTTTTGGTCATTTTAAAATTCCTCAGGATAATCCTTTCACGTATGAGTCGGTCAAACTCGGGCGAAGACTTTTCTATGATCCAATCCTATCAGGCAATAACCAGATCTCATGTGCGACTTGTCATAAACAGGAACTGGCTTTTACTGATGGATTGAGTCGAGCTGTAGGGGCGTCTGGTAATCCATTACCATTTAATTCAATGAGTTTAGTTAATCTCATGTGGGGACCCAGGCACTTTTTCTGGAATGGACGAGTTACTTCTCTTGAGTCACAGGCGCTAATGCCGATACAGCATGTCGATGAAATGGATCAAGATTTAGATGAATTAATCGAAGAACTTGAGCACGACGAAACCTATCAAGAGTTATTTGCTAATGCTTACGGTGATATCTCAGCTGAAAATATTGCCAAAGCTCTCGCTAGTTTTCAGCGCTCCTTGATATCAGCGAACTCCAAATATGACAAGTACTTGCGTGGTGAAATAAATCTTACTGATGAAGAAGAGTTGGGACGAAAACTATTTATGGCTCACCCCGATACGAAAGTTTCGTTACGTGGGGGCAATTGCATTGACTGTCATAGTCAATTTCTGACAGCTGGTTTTGCCACGGGATACGATGGCTTTAGCAATAATGGTCTGGACAAAGATAGCGATCTCAAAGATGGTTTATATGAAGTTACCGGAAATGAAGCTCATCGAGGACTTTTTAAGGTTCCAACATTGCGGAATATTGCGGTAACCGGGCCATATATGCATGATGGGCGGTTTAATACTCTTGAAGAGGTTTTGGAGCATTATAATTCCGGAATTAAATTGAGTAATACGCTGAGTCCGTTAATTATCGAAGCCGATAACCGCGAAAAAACTGATCAACAGTCAGTTAGCTTGCACTTAACGGAAAAAGAAAAGAGGGCAATTATTGCCTTCCTTCACACCCTGACTGACCAAGAATTTTTGTCGAATGATGCCTTTTCCGATCCTTTCAGACAGGAGTCAGAAAAATGA
- the deoC gene encoding deoxyribose-phosphate aldolase, giving the protein MFEDRQYAAKLAISLMDLTSLNDDDNNSEIEMLCQQATTFAGNTAAVCIYPEFISLAKQLLAKDNIAVATVVNFPSGNGQIDMVVSQTNQAIEYGADEIDLVLPYIALTQGNMDTPKAMVEQVKAACGDEVLLKVIIESGVLKETDLIRKASEVAINGGADFIKTSTGKVDINATLPAATTMLEVISVLNPKIGFKAAGGVRTLDDAISYMELAANMLGSGYLSKETFRFGASGLLVNLLSELGFSAQANETDY; this is encoded by the coding sequence ATGTTTGAAGATCGTCAATATGCGGCAAAGCTAGCCATTTCATTAATGGATTTGACCAGTCTCAATGATGATGATAACAACTCGGAAATCGAAATGCTTTGCCAACAGGCAACGACATTTGCTGGTAACACCGCTGCGGTTTGTATTTACCCAGAGTTTATTAGTCTGGCAAAGCAACTGCTTGCCAAAGATAACATCGCTGTAGCGACCGTGGTTAACTTCCCTTCAGGTAATGGCCAGATTGATATGGTCGTCAGCCAGACTAATCAGGCTATCGAATACGGCGCCGATGAAATTGATTTGGTATTACCCTACATTGCTTTGACGCAGGGCAATATGGATACACCTAAGGCGATGGTTGAACAGGTAAAAGCCGCCTGTGGTGACGAGGTGTTACTAAAAGTCATTATTGAATCCGGGGTATTAAAAGAAACCGATTTAATTCGCAAAGCCAGTGAAGTCGCCATTAATGGCGGCGCAGATTTTATTAAAACCTCAACGGGTAAAGTAGACATCAACGCGACATTACCAGCAGCGACAACCATGTTGGAGGTGATCTCAGTGTTAAACCCTAAAATAGGGTTTAAAGCCGCCGGTGGGGTTCGCACCTTAGATGATGCCATCAGCTACATGGAACTTGCGGCGAATATGCTGGGCAGTGGCTATCTTAGCAAAGAAACGTTTCGATTCGGCGCTAGCGGCCTGCTGGTAAATCTCCTATCAGAACTCGGATTCAGCGCCCAGGCCAACGAAACCGATTATTAA
- a CDS encoding TonB-dependent receptor, with protein sequence MKTFKPNTLAMSINGAILSVAALAANPVLAEEEGQQLDSSKLEVIEVTARKRTENVQEVPVSVTAVQGEQLEAISSAAMDIRFLNARVPSLSVESSFGRTFPRFYMRGLGNSDFDLNASQPVSLVVDDVVQENPILKGFPVFDVERVEVLGGPQGTLFGRNTPAGLVKFDSVKPSQDFDGFVSLSYGSKSTSDFRAAIGGGLTDRLSARISVLRQDRDDYIDNKAPGFEENDVLGGYTDQAARIQFLYEGDDWTALFNYHMRDLDGKPVTFYANAFEPGSSNLGGPGWEGRDTVFHDSASRATQQVETEGGSLKLEFELGDFTLTSVSGYESAELFSRADVDGGYGAVYAQPMGPGVITLDSETADGIPDHEQITQELRLASNLDGKFNYQVGLFYFNEDLTIESFAFDPLFSGGAQTGYVIQEQETTAWAVFGSFDYDFTDATSATFGIRYSDDEKEYSNQRTMSPLAFLGAPNEASGSVDTSDDYVSWDISVSHKLTGDVNLYARVADTFRAPSIQGRSLFAFDDGISVAETESILSYEAGVKSNILDGSGRLNASVFYYTMDDQQLTSVGGDSNTARLLNADETVGYGFEVDSEFMLTDNFAITASVSYNNTELNDDSLSVPVCALCTVTDPLNANGQAIVDGNSLPHAPEWIYTFTARYAIEVGSGELYAYTDWSYRDDISFFLYESEEFNGKSLLEGGVRTGYAWETDAQEYDVSLFVRNLTDEQQAIGAVDFTNNTAIVNEERFVGAEFKVSFF encoded by the coding sequence ATGAAAACCTTCAAACCAAATACTCTGGCTATGAGTATTAATGGCGCGATTTTATCTGTTGCCGCGTTGGCAGCAAACCCAGTACTTGCAGAGGAGGAGGGTCAACAACTTGATTCTTCTAAGCTGGAAGTTATTGAAGTAACGGCTCGTAAAAGAACCGAGAACGTTCAGGAAGTACCGGTATCGGTAACCGCGGTACAAGGCGAACAGTTAGAAGCTATCTCTTCTGCTGCTATGGATATTCGCTTTTTAAATGCTCGTGTACCTAGCTTAAGTGTAGAGTCCTCGTTCGGACGTACATTCCCGCGTTTTTACATGCGTGGTTTAGGTAACAGCGATTTCGATCTAAATGCATCTCAACCAGTTTCCCTTGTTGTTGATGACGTTGTGCAAGAAAACCCAATTCTTAAAGGTTTCCCAGTATTTGATGTTGAGCGTGTTGAAGTTCTGGGCGGACCGCAAGGTACGTTATTCGGCCGTAACACACCAGCCGGTTTGGTGAAATTCGATTCCGTAAAACCATCTCAGGATTTCGACGGTTTCGTTTCTCTTTCCTACGGTAGCAAATCTACAAGTGATTTCAGAGCAGCCATTGGTGGCGGTTTAACGGATCGTTTGTCTGCCCGTATCTCGGTATTACGTCAAGACCGTGATGATTACATCGACAACAAAGCACCAGGCTTTGAAGAAAACGATGTACTAGGTGGTTACACCGATCAAGCAGCTCGTATTCAGTTCTTGTATGAAGGTGATGACTGGACGGCGTTATTCAACTACCACATGCGTGATTTAGATGGTAAGCCAGTTACTTTTTACGCCAATGCTTTCGAACCAGGTTCTAGCAATTTAGGCGGTCCAGGTTGGGAAGGTCGTGATACCGTATTCCACGATTCTGCTTCTCGTGCTACGCAACAGGTTGAAACCGAAGGCGGTAGCTTAAAACTTGAGTTTGAATTAGGTGACTTCACCCTAACATCTGTATCCGGTTACGAGAGCGCAGAACTATTTTCTCGTGCTGACGTAGATGGTGGTTACGGTGCGGTTTACGCACAACCTATGGGTCCGGGTGTAATTACCCTTGACTCTGAAACTGCTGACGGCATTCCAGATCACGAGCAAATCACTCAGGAATTACGTCTAGCCAGTAACTTAGACGGCAAGTTCAACTACCAGGTTGGTTTGTTCTACTTCAACGAAGATCTAACCATCGAAAGTTTCGCATTTGATCCACTATTTAGTGGTGGCGCGCAAACCGGTTATGTAATTCAGGAACAGGAAACTACTGCCTGGGCGGTATTCGGTTCTTTTGATTACGATTTCACCGATGCAACGTCTGCAACGTTTGGTATCCGTTATTCTGACGATGAAAAAGAATATTCAAACCAACGTACTATGTCTCCTCTTGCGTTCTTAGGTGCTCCGAATGAAGCCTCTGGTTCTGTGGATACTTCTGATGATTACGTAAGCTGGGATATCAGTGTTAGCCACAAGCTAACCGGTGATGTGAACCTATATGCACGAGTTGCTGATACGTTCCGCGCCCCAAGTATCCAGGGTCGTTCATTATTTGCTTTTGATGACGGCATTTCCGTTGCTGAAACTGAGTCAATCCTGTCTTACGAAGCTGGTGTGAAATCTAACATCCTTGACGGTAGCGGTCGTTTAAATGCGTCTGTTTTCTACTACACCATGGATGACCAGCAATTAACGTCTGTTGGTGGCGATAGCAACACTGCGCGTCTACTTAACGCTGATGAAACGGTTGGTTACGGTTTTGAAGTTGATTCTGAATTCATGCTTACCGACAACTTTGCAATCACTGCAAGCGTAAGTTACAACAACACGGAATTAAATGACGATTCATTGTCAGTTCCAGTGTGTGCTTTGTGTACAGTAACCGATCCGCTAAATGCTAATGGTCAGGCGATTGTTGATGGCAACAGCCTTCCTCATGCTCCAGAGTGGATTTACACGTTCACAGCGCGTTACGCCATTGAAGTTGGTAGCGGTGAGCTATACGCCTACACCGATTGGTCATATCGCGATGACATCAGCTTCTTCTTATATGAATCAGAAGAGTTTAATGGTAAGTCATTGCTAGAAGGCGGTGTTCGTACCGGTTATGCGTGGGAAACTGATGCTCAAGAGTATGACGTTTCTTTATTCGTAAGAAACTTAACCGACGAGCAACAAGCCATTGGTGCGGTTGACTTCACTAACAACACGGCAATTGTAAACGAAGAGCGCTTCGTTGGTGCTGAGTTCAAAGTTAGCTTTTTCTAA
- a CDS encoding MbnP family protein produces the protein MTKSLSISAFIIVAIATACTLWQYTSNKPITLRFHAYNGDESLVFNDSRYANPGGSGQYLVRDLQLFVSNIRLLGEKNQYEEGESYHLLRFDNEQGYFDIVIEGLALKQYDTIEIGIGVDPEANGTIMFAGDLDPNGRMAWNWQVGYKFLLLEGSLDTNGSKTPLVYHIGFDESYTRVSFPLKVNELFSDDVIDFRVDINQLFDQKHPVDMSHISTVKFDPENVRTIARAFPQLISIQQN, from the coding sequence ATGACTAAATCTCTATCAATATCCGCTTTTATTATCGTAGCGATAGCAACAGCCTGTACCCTATGGCAGTACACATCCAATAAACCGATAACTTTGCGCTTTCATGCATACAACGGTGACGAATCTCTGGTGTTTAATGATTCTCGCTATGCAAACCCAGGAGGCTCGGGACAATATCTGGTCAGGGATTTACAGCTATTTGTGAGTAACATCAGATTGCTTGGTGAAAAAAATCAATACGAGGAAGGGGAGAGTTACCATTTGTTGCGCTTTGATAATGAGCAGGGCTATTTTGATATAGTGATTGAAGGCCTGGCTCTGAAGCAGTATGACACGATTGAAATTGGTATTGGCGTGGATCCTGAGGCAAATGGCACTATTATGTTTGCCGGCGATTTGGACCCGAATGGACGTATGGCGTGGAATTGGCAGGTCGGTTACAAGTTTCTGTTGTTGGAGGGAAGTTTGGATACTAACGGCAGCAAGACACCTCTGGTTTATCATATTGGTTTTGATGAGAGTTATACCCGAGTGTCATTTCCTTTAAAAGTTAATGAATTATTCTCAGACGATGTTATCGATTTTCGAGTGGATATAAATCAGCTATTTGATCAAAAACATCCAGTTGATATGAGCCATATATCTACCGTTAAGTTTGATCCTGAAAATGTGCGAACCATTGCCCGGGCATTTCCGCAATTAATTTCAATTCAACAAAACTAA
- the deoD gene encoding purine-nucleoside phosphorylase — translation MATPHIEAKPNDFANTVLMPGDPLRAQFIAENFLDDAKCVTGVRNMLGYTGTYKGKPISVMGSGMGIPSISIYATELYKDYGVENIIRIGSCGAVRDDVKLRDVIIGMGACTDSKVNRSRLNQHDFAAIANYELLNNVVKAADRLGKPVHVGNVFTADLFYTPEPELFAKMEAMGILAVEMEAAGLYGVAAEYGKKALAVFTVSDHIKTGEQTTSEERQTTFKDMMEITLESIL, via the coding sequence ATGGCAACTCCACATATTGAAGCAAAACCCAATGATTTCGCCAACACGGTATTAATGCCAGGCGACCCACTTCGCGCCCAATTTATCGCTGAAAATTTCCTCGACGATGCCAAGTGCGTAACTGGCGTTCGTAACATGCTGGGTTACACCGGCACTTATAAAGGCAAGCCAATTTCAGTGATGGGTTCCGGAATGGGCATTCCATCCATTTCTATCTATGCAACCGAACTGTACAAAGATTATGGCGTTGAAAACATCATTCGTATCGGTAGCTGTGGTGCGGTTCGTGATGATGTAAAACTTCGTGATGTCATTATCGGTATGGGCGCATGTACCGACTCGAAAGTGAATCGCTCTCGTTTAAACCAGCATGATTTTGCCGCCATCGCCAATTATGAGCTGCTTAACAACGTTGTGAAAGCCGCCGACCGTTTAGGCAAGCCAGTTCACGTGGGTAACGTTTTTACCGCCGATTTGTTCTATACACCTGAACCTGAGTTGTTTGCAAAAATGGAAGCTATGGGTATTTTAGCGGTGGAAATGGAAGCCGCTGGTTTATATGGTGTCGCCGCAGAATACGGTAAAAAAGCGTTAGCGGTATTTACCGTCAGCGATCATATCAAAACCGGAGAGCAAACCACCTCTGAAGAAAGACAAACCACCTTTAAAGATATGATGGAAATTACCCTGGAAAGTATTCTGTAA
- the udk gene encoding uridine kinase, whose protein sequence is MNHLTIIAIVGASASGKSLFAKTIYNELIGELGADSMTIINEDSYYRCQDHLPFEERIKTNYDHPAAFEHDLLREHLTQLSQGNEIQVPVYDYKEHTRNKDETIQIKPAKVVLVEGIMLFTCAELRQRFDINIYMDTPLDICLLRRIKRDLQERGRDFSSVHDQYHLTVRPMYFQYIEPSRNHADIVITRGGRNRRALELIKAKIRELVKEN, encoded by the coding sequence ATTAATCATCTCACAATCATTGCTATTGTCGGAGCCTCTGCATCCGGAAAATCTCTGTTTGCGAAAACTATCTACAACGAGTTGATTGGTGAGCTGGGCGCCGACAGTATGACCATCATCAATGAAGATTCCTATTATCGATGCCAAGATCACCTTCCCTTCGAAGAGCGCATTAAAACCAATTACGACCACCCTGCCGCATTTGAACATGACCTGTTAAGAGAGCACCTAACGCAATTAAGCCAGGGCAATGAAATTCAGGTTCCGGTATACGACTATAAAGAACATACCCGCAACAAAGATGAAACCATTCAAATCAAACCGGCAAAAGTTGTACTTGTTGAAGGGATCATGTTGTTTACCTGCGCTGAATTGCGGCAACGATTCGACATCAATATATATATGGATACGCCGCTAGACATTTGTCTGTTAAGACGTATCAAACGAGATTTACAGGAACGGGGACGGGATTTTTCTTCCGTTCACGATCAATATCACTTAACGGTTCGCCCCATGTATTTTCAATACATTGAACCATCCAGAAACCACGCAGATATCGTCATTACCCGAGGTGGTAGAAACCGCCGGGCGCTTGAGTTAATCAAGGCGAAAATACGTGAACTGGTAAAGGAAAACTAA
- a CDS encoding alkaline phosphatase, which translates to MKAFKLAALSTLVLSGILTTSVHAAQTNSGENDARELPKNVVMVIADGMGPVYPVLYRNFKDDPETNIVETTVFDRLLVGSSATYPHKSSGYVTDSAASATALATGVKTYNGAIGVDINKEPLLTVLEYAKIKGMRTGLVSTSHIVHATPASYIAKNESRRNYDEIADDFYDNRAEGKLVADVIIGGGVKYFKRSDRDLVKQFQGAGYQYIDSFNGLKTLKPGSQTNVIGLLADVALPPLLDSEIETPLMKMSKSAIKQLENDDKGFLLVIEASQVDWAGHSNDIAYAMGEMDDLAAAMTFLEAYSRESKDTLVVLTADHNTGGVSIGSKGEYKWDGSWLENMKNSPQTIATRIHEEDLQQDGIEELLGFELSRSEYSQLSKASDAKESYVALKQLLDAKTFTGWTTGGHTGVDVPVYATGPGAKKFIGYQDNTDIGKEIFHLLNRQD; encoded by the coding sequence ATGAAAGCTTTTAAACTTGCCGCCCTATCAACTCTGGTACTCAGCGGCATTCTAACAACGTCAGTGCATGCTGCTCAAACAAACAGCGGCGAAAACGATGCCCGGGAACTGCCAAAAAACGTGGTCATGGTTATTGCCGATGGTATGGGCCCGGTGTACCCGGTGTTGTACCGAAACTTTAAAGATGATCCTGAAACCAATATCGTTGAAACCACAGTATTTGACCGCTTACTCGTCGGCAGCTCTGCTACCTACCCTCACAAATCATCCGGCTATGTAACCGATTCAGCCGCCAGCGCCACAGCTTTAGCCACTGGCGTGAAAACCTATAATGGCGCAATAGGTGTTGATATCAATAAAGAGCCATTATTAACGGTTCTGGAGTACGCCAAAATTAAAGGGATGCGCACAGGTTTAGTGTCTACATCACATATCGTCCATGCCACTCCAGCCTCTTACATTGCCAAAAATGAAAGTCGTCGCAACTATGATGAAATAGCCGATGACTTTTACGATAACCGCGCCGAAGGTAAGCTGGTTGCCGATGTCATTATTGGTGGTGGCGTTAAATACTTTAAACGCTCTGACAGAGATTTAGTGAAGCAGTTTCAGGGAGCCGGTTATCAATACATCGATAGTTTCAACGGTTTAAAAACGTTAAAGCCGGGAAGCCAGACCAATGTCATAGGCTTGCTTGCAGACGTTGCCCTGCCGCCGCTATTGGATTCTGAAATAGAAACGCCATTGATGAAAATGAGTAAGTCAGCGATTAAACAGCTTGAAAACGATGATAAGGGTTTCCTGCTGGTCATAGAAGCCAGTCAGGTTGACTGGGCCGGTCACAGTAACGATATCGCATATGCCATGGGTGAGATGGATGATTTAGCCGCAGCCATGACGTTTTTAGAAGCTTACTCGCGGGAAAGCAAAGACACATTGGTGGTATTAACGGCGGATCATAATACTGGTGGTGTCAGCATCGGCAGCAAAGGCGAATATAAATGGGATGGTAGTTGGTTGGAAAATATGAAAAACAGCCCGCAAACTATTGCCACACGCATTCATGAAGAAGATTTGCAGCAGGACGGTATTGAAGAGCTGTTGGGCTTTGAATTAAGTCGCAGTGAGTATTCCCAGTTAAGCAAAGCGTCCGATGCAAAAGAAAGCTACGTTGCATTAAAACAACTACTAGATGCAAAAACATTTACCGGATGGACGACCGGTGGCCACACTGGTGTTGATGTTCCGGTTTATGCAACGGGTCCAGGTGCTAAGAAGTTTATCGGTTATCAGGATAACACCGATATTGGTAAAGAAATTTTTCACTTGTTAAATCGACAAGACTAA